In the genome of Streptomyces lydicus, the window TGATCTTCATTGTCGTCAAGTTCCCCGTGAAACCCGAGTACGTCGAGGAGTGGCCGCAGCACGTCGCATCCTTCACCGGCGCCACCCGCGCCGAGCCCGGCAACCTGTGGTTCGAATGGTCCCGCAGCATCGAGGACCCGAACACCTATGTCCTGGTCGAGGCATTCAAGGACGACGCCGCCGAGGCGCATGTCAATTCCGACCACTTCCGCGCCGGAATCGAGACGATGCGCCCGCTGCTGCGTCGTACTCCGGACATCGTGAGCACCACCATCGAGGGTGCGAACGGCTGGAGCGCGATGGGCGAGATCACCATCGACTGAGGAAGGCCCCGACCGCTACCCCCGACCGCTACCCCCGACCGCTACGGCCGGGCCGGCGTCACCAAGTGGCCGACAAACCAGTCCCTGGCGAGGTCGGCAACCTGCTGGAGGGCCCCGCGTTCCTCGAAGAGATGGGTGGCGCCGGGAACGATCTCCAGGCGGGTCTCCGCGCGCAGCGCCGCCTCGGCCTCCCGGTTGAGGTCGATGACCAGGGGGTCGTTGCCGCCCACGATGAGCAGCGTCGGCGCCCGTACGGCGGGGAGCAGCGGCTCGGCGAGGTCGGGGCGGCCGCCGCGGGAGACCACGGCAGCGATGTCCGCGTCGGGGGTCGCGGCGGCCCGTAGTGCCGCCGCCGCCCCGGTGCTGGCGCCGAAGTAGCCGATCGGGCCCGCGAAGCGGCCGCGCAGCCACCCGGTGGCGTCCGCCAGCCGCTCGGCGAGGGTTTCGGTGTCGAAGACGTTCGACCGGTGGGCCTCCTCCGCCGGTGTGAGCAGATCGAAGAGCAGGGTGCCCAGGCCCGCTTCGTTCAGGGCCGCGGCAACCAGCCGGTTACGCGGGCTGTGCCGGCTGCTGCCCGAGCCATGGGCGAACATCACCACTGCCAGGGCCCCCGCCGGTACGGTGAGGTCCCCGGTGAGCCGGACTCCGGCGGCGTCGATCGCCACCTCCTCAGCCACGTCCTTTTCCTCCGCTGCAGACGTCTCCGCTGCCGCTCGCGCACCCGTTGTCCGGCCAGAGGCCCCGGTGGCCGGCTCGGGTCCGGCCGCGGCCTGTGCCGACGAGGCCTGTGCCGACGAGGCCTGTGCCAGCAAGGAGACGACCTCGTCGTCCGGGGTCTGGGAGAAGTCCTGGTACCACTCGCCGACGGCGGAGAAGGCGAACGGGGTGGAGAGGCAGACGAATTCATCGGTCGAGCCGCGCAGCCGCTCGGCCGCGTCCGGAGGCGCCACGGGTACCGCAAGCACCACCCGGGCCGCGCCCTGTGCGCGTACCACCTCGCATGCGGCGGCCGCGGTGGCGCCGGTCGCGATCCCGTCGTCCACGACGATCGCCGTACGCCCGGTGAGGTCGAGCCGTTGCCGCCCGGCGCGGAAGCGCTCCGCCTGGCGGGTGAGCTCCGCCGCCTCGGCGTGCTCCACGGATGCCAGGTCCGCCTGGCCGAGCCGGCCGCGGCGGACGATATCGTCGCTGATCACCCGTACGCCGCCTTCGCCGATGGCGCCGAAACCCAGCTCGCGCTGGTAGGGGACCCCCAGCTTGCGGACCACGATCACATCGAGCGGCGCGCCGAGCGCCCGGGCCACTTCGAAGGCCACCGGGACCCCGCCACGCGGCAGGCCCAGCACGACGGGCTCATCCCCCCGCAGGTGCCCCAGCGATTCGGCGAGGCGGTGCCCCGCATCCGCACGGTCAGTGAACAGCACAGGGTGCACCCCCTAGCCAGGGGAGACGGTAGCTGCGTTCACACCTCACTTCGAAATAACCCCATCCGCGGGGGCTTCGCAAGTCGGGCCGGGCGGATCCCGCTCACCGCCCGGCCCGCCCGGATGGTGGCTACCGTCGGCGTATGAAGGGAATCGGAGCGGTCCTGATCGATATCGACGGCGTGCTCACCGTGTCCTGGAAGGCGCTGCCCGGCGCGGTGGCGGCCATGGAGCGGCTGCGCGCCGCGGGACTCCCGCTGGTACTCGTCACCAACACCACCTCGCGGACCCGTGCCACGGTCGCCGGACGGCTGGCCGACGAGGGTTTTCCCGTCGGCGCCGACGACATCCTGACCGCGCCCGCCGTCACGGCGGCCTATCTGCGCGCCCACCATCCGCACGCACGCTGCCGGCTGATCAACAGCGGTGAGGTCCGGGCGGATCTGGCCGGTGTGACGCTCGTGGGGGAGGAGGCCGGCGACGAGGGCTGTGAGGCACCGGAGGTGATCGTGTTCGGCGGCGCGGGGGAGGAGTTCAGCTACCCGGCTCTCAACAGCGCCTTCCGGCAGCTGCAACGCGGCGCCCGGCTGATCGCCATGCACCGCAATCTGTACTGGCGTACGGCGGACGGGCTCGATCTGGACACCGGCGCCTTCCTGGCGGGGCTGGAGCGGGCGGCGGGGGTCGAGGCAACGGTCACCGGCAAACCGGCCGAGGCCTTCTTCGCCACCGCCTTGGCGCACGTCGGTGCCCCGGCCGCGGAGGCGCTGATGGTGGGCGACGACATCGCGTCCGACGTGCTGGCGGCCCAGCGCTGCGGGATCACCGGTGTGCTCGTCAAGACCGGCAAGTATCTGCCGGAGACGCACCGGGCGGCCGACGGTACGCCTGACCACGTACTCGATTCCTTCGCGGGTCTGCCCGGTCTGCTGGGCCTGGCGTGACGGTGCGAGGGACGACACGGGCGGTCATCCCGTGGCCGGGTCCCCGGCGCGCCGGTAGTGGAGGAGGACGACGCCGTTGCCGAAGGACCGGGTTCCGGCGAGCCGCAGAGAGGCCGAGGTCATGGCGTCCGCGGTCCGGAAGAGGGGTTTGCCCCGGCCGATGAGGACCGGATGGACGTAGACGCGGTACTCGTCGATCAGGTCGTGCGCCATGAACGCCGCGGCGAGATCGGCACCGCTCAGCGCCAGATCTCCGCCCGGCTGCGCCTTGAGCGCCGTGATCTCCTCGGGGACGACCTCGCGCATGATGGTGGTGTTCCAGTCGGCCGCTTCCAGGGTCCGGGAGAACACGATCTTGGGGGTGTCCCGCCAGATCCCGGCAAATTCCGCCATGGGCCCGGTGATCGAGGGGTCGGCGTCCGCGGTCGGCCAGAACTCCGCCATGAGCTCGTGGGTGACCCGGCCGCTCATGAAGGCGCCCATCTGCCGGAGCTTCTCGTTGAGGTGCCGGTGGAGTTCGTCGTCGACCTGATGCCAGTCGATCTGGCGGTCCGGTCCCTCGATGAAGCCGTCAAGGGACACCGACATCGACAAGATGATCTTTCTCATCACGGTCCTCGCTGAAGTCCTCGGGGCCGGGGTCCGCCGGAGTCCATCAGGGCCGCAAGGGCCAAAGGGGCCCACCGGGGGCCACCGGGGTCCGCCGACCGGGGTGGCACCAGTGTGCCGGGGCGGGCGCGGTGGTGGCGGGTGTGCGCTCCGCCCGGCGCGCCGGGCCGGGAGGGCGTGCGCCGTCGTCACCCCGGGTCGCCAAGCAGCGCCGCGATCTCCGCGGCGGTCCAGTGCCCCTCGGCTCCCGGGCAGCCGGCAAGGTACTCGGCGGCCCGGCGCGCGCTCCATCCGTGGGCGGCGACGATGCCGGCCGCGATGTGCCGCAGGTAGGCCGCCGAGGGCGGGTTCATGGCGACGTCCTTGCTGCTCCACGGGGAGGTAAAGGTCAGCACCGGGTAACCGTCCAGCAGTCCGGCGCACACCAGGGTTTCGTACCGGCCGGGTCCGGTCCGCGCCCGGCCGCGGGTCAGGACCTCCGTCAGGTCGAGATCCCGGCCGGGCTCCCGGTGCATCTCCTGAGCGGCGATATCGGAGAACTGAGATAGCGTCAGAAGATAGCTCTGGGCGGGCAGTTCGGTGCAACCGGGAAGCGGGTGGCCGACTGTGCCACCGAGCCCTCGGACGGTTGATCCACCGGGCCGCCGGTCGGCCGCGCTTCCGCCGGGTGCGCGATCCATCTCCGGGCCCGGGCCCGGGTCGGGTTCGGGTTCGGAGGCGGCACCGGAGCCGGGGTCGTAGAAGGCTCTGCCGCCGGTCCACACCTGCGATTCCGTGGCGAAGTAGAGCAGACCGGGCAGCATGACCGGTGCCGTACGCGCGGGCGGGCGGGGGTCCCGGCAGCCCGGGTGGGTGCGCAGCCCGCCAGGGGGTCGCCCGCCGGCCAGATAGCAGGCCAGGCGCTCGGCGTGCATGTTGGAGCCGTATGCGGCGTACCAGAGACGGCGGACGGGAGTGAGACGGCGTACGGCTTCGGGGGAGCGGTCGAGGGCTTCGAGGCGTTGGGGCCTGGTCACGTCCTCACGCTACGCGGCCCGGACCGCCACGGCGGCGTCCTGCGGGGGCCGCGGCGCCCGGCAAGGCCGGTGGCGCCCGGCAGGCAGGATCCGTGGCCTCGGGCGGGACCGTGGCCTCGGGCGGGGACCGCGGCCTCCGGCAGGGGCCGCAGCCTCCGGCACGGGCAGCGGTGCCCGGCAGCCCCCCCGGCCTCCGGGCCGCGCGTCCGTGGCGCCGGCGCCGCGATGTGGTGAAGCGCAGGTGAACGAACCGGATGACCGGTGTGATGTGGCTTGATCATTTCCCCTACGGGTTTTGCCGCGAGTGGTCTGGAGATGCGCACTGCACGGACAGGACCGGTCGGACGGGACCGGTCCCGCAGGTCCGGACGGACAGGACCGACGGACAGGACCGGTCCGAAGGACAGCCGGTGCCCGGTCATCGACCGGGCGCCGGGGGACGGAGGCAGTGTGGCGGACGAGGTGTCAGGGCGCGAGGAAGCCGGGATACGCGGGGCAGGGGTGGCCGGCCGCTGCCCCGCAATGCCCTCTCCACCGCCGGATGCGAGCCGGCGTCACCTGCTCGCGGCCACGGCAGCGGCGGGGCTGGGACTGCTCACGGCCTGCGGGCCGTCCTCCTCCCGTGCGGACTCCGCGCCCAAGGCGTCGCCTCCCGGCGGCTCCCTGGCCTCCGCCTCCCCCTCCGCCGGATCCGGCGCCCCGGGCCCGTCCGGTTCCCCGACGCCACCCCCGTCGGCCCGCCCGACGAAGCGGCGTCGTCCCGAACTTCCGCGTGGTGGAAGGGAGTTGTTCCCGCGCTACCGGCTCGTCGGGTTCTGCGGCCTGCCAGGGGCGGCGGCGCTCGGCCGGCTGGGGACCGGTGACCCGGAACAGCGGGCCGCCCAGGCGGAGAAGGTGGCGCACTCGTACGCCGCGGGGCGCGAACCGCTCCCCGTACTCGAACTTCTGGCGACGGTGGCCAACGCCACGGCCGGTCCGGACGGTGCCTACCGCTCCCGGACGCCCGCGGCCACCATCCGCCGCTTCCACCGCCTGGCACGCAACCGGCGTGCGCTGCTGCTGTTGAACATCCAGCCGGGCCGCGCCTCGGTGCTCGGCGAGGTCAAGGCGCTGCGCGACTGGCTCGTGCACCCCGATGTGGGGATCGCGCTCGACCCGGAATGGGAGATGGGCTCCGGTGAGGTGCCGGGGGACACCTACGGACACACCGACGGCCATGAGCTGACCAAGGTGGCCCGCTATCTGTCCGGGCTGGTGCGGGAGCACGATCTGCCGGAGAAGCCGCTGGTCTTCCATCAGGTCGCCACGTCCGTCGTGGGCGACCAGTCCGCCCTGCGCCCCCAGCCCGGTGTGGCGCTCATCAAGAGCGCCGACGGCATCGGCTCACCGGGGCTGAAGCGCGGGACCTGGCAGCAACTGGTCAAGGATCTGCCCGACGGCCTCCACACCGGTTTCAAGCTGTTCTACGAGGAGGACGCGAAGGGCAGTCGCCTGATGACGCCGAAGGAGGTCCTGGCGCTGCGGCCACGGCCGGAGTACGTGATGTACGAGTGAGCCGGCCGGCCTGCCGCGCGCCCTGACGGCGGGCCCGTGCGTGAGTGGCCGGACTCGACCCTGGCCGGGCGTGCCCGATGCCCGGCCAGGGTCGAAGCTGCAGCGCCCGGCCCGGGTCGCGTTCCGCGAAGGGGCGACCGCCCGGCGCGCCGGGCGCCGGGCGGCCGTCACGGGCCGTGCCGTGTTCCGCCTGTACGGTGCCGACCGGTGATCCTGATTTACCGTCAGTACGGGTGCTTGTCCGGCCGGTTCATCCAGGTCGCGTAGGACTCGGCGCCCATCTCGGGGTAGATCTGCTCGATCTTGATCCGGCGCTCGTCGAGCGGCCGCTTGAAGTCCTCGTACTGGAACGTGTCGTCGAAGCCGATCTTCGCGGTGTCCTCCAGGTCGCAGCTGTAGTAGACGGCGTCGATCCGCGACCAGTAGATGGCACTCATGCACATGGGGCAGGGCGCGCCGCTGATGTAGATCGAAGTGCCCTGGAGCATCCGGGCCCGCTCCGGGACCGGGTCCGGTGACCCCGGGGGCCGCGGGACGTACTCCAACGTGCTCTCGTTCTGATGCTCCACGGCGATGCTCGGAGCCTCGGGGTTGAGGATCTGTATGGCCTTCCGGATGGTTTCCATCTCGGCGTGCGCGGTGGGGTCGCCGGTCAGCAGTACCCGGTTCTGCCCGCGGGCGACGATGTTCCCGTCCCGCGTGAGCACCGCGCCGAACGGACCGCCCCAGCCGTTCTCCACCGATTCCGTGGCGAGCCGTACGGCCTCTGCGAGAAGTTCTTTGTGTTCCATTACGGAGTCTCCGATCGGCATCGATTCCTCTGCGGAACGGTTAGGCAAATGCCCCATTTGCCGTATAAATCCCTTGTGTACTAGGCTACTCAAGGTGAGTGCCCGTGCAAGCCGTGATTCCGCGGCAGACATCGCCACCGTGGTGACCTCGCAGAAGGTGCGTGAAGGCCGCACCGACGAGTACCGGCGTTGGCAGGACAGAGCAAATCAGGCCGCCCGTGAATTCGAAGGTTTCGTGGACGCCGAGGTGTATCCACCCGGCGCCGGCGAAGAAAACGAATGGGTGGCCGTATTTCGCTTTTCCGGAATGGACTGTCTGACCGCGTGGCTGGAATCGGGGCGGCGACGGGAATTGCTCGACGAGGCGAGCGGACTCTTCCAAGGGCCTCCGGCGCAGGAGGTGCTGCGGGGCGGCAGTCCCGCGCGGCCGGCCACCGACGTCGTCACGGCCGTCATCTCCCACGAGGTCACACCGGGACGGGAGCAGCAGTTCCTGCGCTGGCAGGAGAAGACGCTCACGGCGCAGGAGAAGGCGCCGGGCTTCATGGGGTCCGAGTTGTTCAAGCCCGTGGAGGGCGTGCAGGAGCACTGGGTCGTCGTCTTCCGTTTCGACTCCCGTGAACACCTCGACGACTGGCTGCACTCCGAGGTACGTACGAAACTGCTGGCGGAGGGGCGGAAGTACTTCACCTCGTACGACGTGCGCAAGGTCGGTTCGGCGTTCAGCGGGTGGTTCCAGTTCGACCGCAGGGGCGGTGCGCCGCCCAACTGGAAACAGGCGATGTCCGTCGTCCTGGCGCTCTATCCGACGGTGATGGTGCTCAACCTGACCGTGGGAGTGGGGCTGGAGAAACTCACCATCCGCGAGTACATCGGCCTGTTCCTGTCCAACGTCCTGAGCGTCAGCGCACTGACCTGGCTGCTGATGCCGCTCGTCAACAGGGCACTCGCCTTCTGGCTGGTGCCCTCCCGGGCCACCGGCCGCAAGGAACAGGTGCTGGGTGTCGGGCTGGTGCTGCTCGGCTACCTGGTGTCCATCGCCGTCTTCGGCCTGATCACCCACCAGATCTGGTGAGGAGGCAACGATGTGCCCACGGGAACCGGCAGCGGCGGCGGAGGACTTCCCGGGCACGCCGGTGACGCGGGGCGAGGCCGGCTACGAAGCCGCCCGGTCCGCCGCCGTGTGGAACGAGCGCCGGCCCCAGCGGTTCCCCGAGGTCATCGTGCGCGCCGCCACCGAAGCGGACGTGGCACACGCGGTCACCTGCGCCCGTACCAGGGGACTGCGGATCTCGATGTACTCCGGCGGGCACAACTGGTCCGGCTCGCCGCTGCGTGACCGGGGGCTGCTGCTCGACCTCTCGGCGCTCCGGGAGTGCCAGATCACGCCCGCGGCCGGCGACGCTCCGGCGACGGCCACCGTGGAGCCCGCCGTCACCGGCCGGGAACTCGTCGCGGCCCTCACCCCGCGGGAGCTGGCGTTCCCCGTCGGCCACTGCCCCACCGTGGCGGTCGGCGGGTTCCTGCTCAGCGGCGGCCTGGGGTGGAACTCCCGTGCCTGGGGCGCGTCCTGCGCCGACGTCCTGGAGATCCGGGCCGTCACCGCCGACGGCCGTACGGTCACCTGCAGCGAAACCGAGAACCCCGACCTCTTCTGGGCCGCGCGGGGCGCCGGACCGGGTTTCTGCGCGGTCGTCACCCGCTTCCGCCTCGCCCTGCACCCCCACCCCGCCTCGATCATGACGACCTCCCTGACCTTCCCGCTGACCGAGGTCGCCCGGGTGGCCCGGTGGGCGGAGCGGACCGCGCGTGGGCTCCCGACGTACGTCGAAACGGCCTTCGTCCTGATGCCCTCCGGTCCGCGCTCCGGCACGGCGCCGGCCGGGCCCCGGATCACGGTCACCGCGACCGCGTTCGCCACGGCACCGAGCGAGGCCCTGCAGGCGCTGGAACCGTTCGCGGACTGCCCCTTCGGCGAGCTCGCCATCGACCGGCAGCCGGCCGCACCGACCTCCTTCGCCGCGCTCCACGAGGGCGCGATGTCCGCCTGGCCACCGGCCCACCGGTATGCGGCGGACACCCTGTGGTCACCGGACAGCTACGCCGGCCGGCTGACCCGTATCGCCGGTGCGGTGGCCGATGCCCCCTCCGGGAAGTCCCTGGTGCTCTCCCCGGTGCTGCCGGTCTCCGAGCACCCCGCTCTGCTGCGGAACATGGCCTTCTCCCCGCTCGGTGAGTCCTACCTCGTCTGCTATGCGATCTGGGAGGACCCGGCCGAGGACGAGGCCCAGGTGCGCTGGCTGCGCGAGGCGATGGCAGCCGCCGACCCGCAGGGCGACGGTTTCCGCTACATCGCCGAAACCGACCTGGAAGCCGACGCCGCACGGGCCCGGCGCTCGTACACCCCCGCCGCCTGGGACCGCCTGCAGGAGATCAAGGCGCAGTGGGACCCGGACAACCTCTTCCACTCCTATCTCGCCCCCTGACGACGGGCGGACTGCCCCGGGCGCAGGGCCCCGGCCGGTGCGGCGCCGCGCCCGGGGGAGCGGCCCCGGCCCCGCGGGGGCACCATGGCCCTATGCTGCTGGCCGCTCTCGCCCAGGTCTCCGCCGATGTCGCGGCGACACCGGCGCGCTCGCAGAAGATCGCGCTGCTGGCCGGGCTGTTCCGGGCCGCCGCACCACAGGACGTCCCGGTGGTCATCCCGTATCTGGCCGGGCGGCTGCCCCAGGGGCGGATCGGGGTCGGCTGGAGCGTACTGCGCGAGCCGGTGGCGGCCGCGGAGCGCGCCACGCTGACCGTGGACGACGTGGACACCGCGCTGACCGGACTGGCGCGGGTCTCGGGCGCCGGGGCGCAGGACGAGCGGCGCCGGCGGGTCCGGGAGCTGCTGGCCGCGGCGACCCGGGAGGAACAGCGCTTCCTGGTCGGCCTGCTCACCGGCGAGGTGCGGCAGGGCGCGCTGGACGCCATCGCGGTCGAAGGGCTGGCCGCCGCCACCGAGGTGCCCGCCGCCGACGTCCGCCGGGCGGTGATGCTGGCGGGATCCCTGCCGGACGTGGCGCGGGCGCTGCTCGCCGAGGGGCCGCCGGCGCTCGCGGGATTCCGGCTCACCGTCGGGCGGCCCGTGGGGCCGATGCTGGCGCACAGCGCCAAGACGGTGGCCGAGGCGGTGGACAAGCTCGGTGCCTGCGCGGTGGAGGAGAAGCTGGACGGCATCCGCGTCCAGGTGCACCGGCACGGGCCGGACGTCCGGATCCACACCCGCACCCTGGACGAGGTCACCGACCGGCTCCCCGAGGTCACCGCCGTCGCCCGGGAGCTGCCGGCCGACCGCTTCATCCTCGACGGCGAGGTGATCGCGCTGGACGGGGAGGGCCGCCCGCTGCCCTTCCAGCGGGTCGCCGGACGGTTCGGCTCGCGGGTGGACGTCCGTGCGGCGCAGACCGCACTGCCACTGTCCCCGGTCTTCTTCGACCTCCTCTCGGTCGACGGCCGCGACCTGCTGGAACTGCCCGGCGAGCAGCGGCACGCGGAGCTGGCCCGGCTGGTGCCCGAGCGTCTTCGGGTGCGCCGCCAGGTGGTCGCCGACCCGTCCGACGCCGCGGCCCGCGCGGCCGCCGAGGACTTCTGGTGCCGGACCCTGCGCCGGGGCCACGAGGGCGTCGTGGTCAAGGCGTTGGACGCCCCCTACAGCGCGGGCCGCCGGGGCGCCGCCTGGCTGAAGGTGAAGCCCGTGCACACCCTGGACCTGGTGGTGCTCGCGGCGGAGTGGGGCCACGGCCGGCGCACCGGGAAGCTGTCCAACCTCCACCTCGGGGCGCGCGGGCCGGACGGCGGATTCGTGATGCTGGGCAAGACCTTCAAGGGGCTCACCGACGCCACCCTCAGCTGGCAGACCGAGCGGCTGCGGGAGCTCGCCGTGTCGGACGACGGCCAGGTGGTGACGGTGCGTCCGGAACTCGTCGTCGAGATCGCCTACGACGGCCTGCAGGCCTCCACGCGCTACCCGGCGGGCGTGACGCTGCGCTTCGCCCGGGTGGTGCGCTACCGGGAGGACAAGACGGCGGCCGAGGCGGACACCGTGGAGACGGTGCTCACCGCGCACGACGGCGGGGAGAGGTAGCCGCCGTGGCGGGGAAGCGCAGCGCCGGGCTGCTGCTGTACCGGCACACCGCGGACGGCGGCGTCGAGGTGCTGCTGGCGCACATGGGCGGGCCGCTCTGGGAACGGCGGGACGCCGCGGCGTGGTCGGTGCCCAAGGGTGAGTACGTGCCGCCGGAGGAGGCGCGGGACGCGGCCCGGCGGGAGTTCGCGGAGGAGCTGGGCCTGCCGCCCCCCGACGGGCCGTACGTAGCCCTGGGCGAGGCCCGCCAGGCGAGCGGCAAGGTGGTGACGGTGTGGGCCGTCGAGAGCGGTCTCGACCCGGAGCGGATCGTGCCGGGGACCTTCGAGATGGAGTGGCCGCGCGGATCCGGAGTGACCGGAACCTTCCCCGAGATCGACCGGGTCGCCTGGTGCACCCCGCACGACGCGCACCGGCGCCTGGTGGCGGGCCAGCGGGTGTTCCTGGAGCGGCTGGCGGAACGGCTCGCGGGCTCGGACTGAGCGGGGCGGGCCTGAACGGGGCGAGGCCTGAACGGGGCGGGGCCTGAGCCGGGCGCGCCGTGCTCCCGGCCTCCACCACCCGCGCACCCCACGGGCCAC includes:
- a CDS encoding putative quinol monooxygenase yields the protein MIFIVVKFPVKPEYVEEWPQHVASFTGATRAEPGNLWFEWSRSIEDPNTYVLVEAFKDDAAEAHVNSDHFRAGIETMRPLLRRTPDIVSTTIEGANGWSAMGEITID
- a CDS encoding phosphoribosyltransferase family protein, with translation MLFTDRADAGHRLAESLGHLRGDEPVVLGLPRGGVPVAFEVARALGAPLDVIVVRKLGVPYQRELGFGAIGEGGVRVISDDIVRRGRLGQADLASVEHAEAAELTRQAERFRAGRQRLDLTGRTAIVVDDGIATGATAAAACEVVRAQGAARVVLAVPVAPPDAAERLRGSTDEFVCLSTPFAFSAVGEWYQDFSQTPDDEVVSLLAQASSAQASSAQAAAGPEPATGASGRTTGARAAAETSAAEEKDVAEEVAIDAAGVRLTGDLTVPAGALAVVMFAHGSGSSRHSPRNRLVAAALNEAGLGTLLFDLLTPAEEAHRSNVFDTETLAERLADATGWLRGRFAGPIGYFGASTGAAAALRAAATPDADIAAVVSRGGRPDLAEPLLPAVRAPTLLIVGGNDPLVIDLNREAEAALRAETRLEIVPGATHLFEERGALQQVADLARDWFVGHLVTPARP
- a CDS encoding TIGR01458 family HAD-type hydrolase; this encodes MKGIGAVLIDIDGVLTVSWKALPGAVAAMERLRAAGLPLVLVTNTTSRTRATVAGRLADEGFPVGADDILTAPAVTAAYLRAHHPHARCRLINSGEVRADLAGVTLVGEEAGDEGCEAPEVIVFGGAGEEFSYPALNSAFRQLQRGARLIAMHRNLYWRTADGLDLDTGAFLAGLERAAGVEATVTGKPAEAFFATALAHVGAPAAEALMVGDDIASDVLAAQRCGITGVLVKTGKYLPETHRAADGTPDHVLDSFAGLPGLLGLA
- a CDS encoding dihydrofolate reductase family protein is translated as MRKIILSMSVSLDGFIEGPDRQIDWHQVDDELHRHLNEKLRQMGAFMSGRVTHELMAEFWPTADADPSITGPMAEFAGIWRDTPKIVFSRTLEAADWNTTIMREVVPEEITALKAQPGGDLALSGADLAAAFMAHDLIDEYRVYVHPVLIGRGKPLFRTADAMTSASLRLAGTRSFGNGVVLLHYRRAGDPATG
- a CDS encoding histone deacetylase, giving the protein MTRPQRLEALDRSPEAVRRLTPVRRLWYAAYGSNMHAERLACYLAGGRPPGGLRTHPGCRDPRPPARTAPVMLPGLLYFATESQVWTGGRAFYDPGSGAASEPEPDPGPGPEMDRAPGGSAADRRPGGSTVRGLGGTVGHPLPGCTELPAQSYLLTLSQFSDIAAQEMHREPGRDLDLTEVLTRGRARTGPGRYETLVCAGLLDGYPVLTFTSPWSSKDVAMNPPSAAYLRHIAAGIVAAHGWSARRAAEYLAGCPGAEGHWTAAEIAALLGDPG
- a CDS encoding nucleoside deaminase, giving the protein MEHKELLAEAVRLATESVENGWGGPFGAVLTRDGNIVARGQNRVLLTGDPTAHAEMETIRKAIQILNPEAPSIAVEHQNESTLEYVPRPPGSPDPVPERARMLQGTSIYISGAPCPMCMSAIYWSRIDAVYYSCDLEDTAKIGFDDTFQYEDFKRPLDERRIKIEQIYPEMGAESYATWMNRPDKHPY
- a CDS encoding antibiotic biosynthesis monooxygenase translates to MSARASRDSAADIATVVTSQKVREGRTDEYRRWQDRANQAAREFEGFVDAEVYPPGAGEENEWVAVFRFSGMDCLTAWLESGRRRELLDEASGLFQGPPAQEVLRGGSPARPATDVVTAVISHEVTPGREQQFLRWQEKTLTAQEKAPGFMGSELFKPVEGVQEHWVVVFRFDSREHLDDWLHSEVRTKLLAEGRKYFTSYDVRKVGSAFSGWFQFDRRGGAPPNWKQAMSVVLALYPTVMVLNLTVGVGLEKLTIREYIGLFLSNVLSVSALTWLLMPLVNRALAFWLVPSRATGRKEQVLGVGLVLLGYLVSIAVFGLITHQIW
- a CDS encoding FAD-binding oxidoreductase, which translates into the protein MCPREPAAAAEDFPGTPVTRGEAGYEAARSAAVWNERRPQRFPEVIVRAATEADVAHAVTCARTRGLRISMYSGGHNWSGSPLRDRGLLLDLSALRECQITPAAGDAPATATVEPAVTGRELVAALTPRELAFPVGHCPTVAVGGFLLSGGLGWNSRAWGASCADVLEIRAVTADGRTVTCSETENPDLFWAARGAGPGFCAVVTRFRLALHPHPASIMTTSLTFPLTEVARVARWAERTARGLPTYVETAFVLMPSGPRSGTAPAGPRITVTATAFATAPSEALQALEPFADCPFGELAIDRQPAAPTSFAALHEGAMSAWPPAHRYAADTLWSPDSYAGRLTRIAGAVADAPSGKSLVLSPVLPVSEHPALLRNMAFSPLGESYLVCYAIWEDPAEDEAQVRWLREAMAAADPQGDGFRYIAETDLEADAARARRSYTPAAWDRLQEIKAQWDPDNLFHSYLAP
- a CDS encoding ATP-dependent DNA ligase, translated to MLLAALAQVSADVAATPARSQKIALLAGLFRAAAPQDVPVVIPYLAGRLPQGRIGVGWSVLREPVAAAERATLTVDDVDTALTGLARVSGAGAQDERRRRVRELLAAATREEQRFLVGLLTGEVRQGALDAIAVEGLAAATEVPAADVRRAVMLAGSLPDVARALLAEGPPALAGFRLTVGRPVGPMLAHSAKTVAEAVDKLGACAVEEKLDGIRVQVHRHGPDVRIHTRTLDEVTDRLPEVTAVARELPADRFILDGEVIALDGEGRPLPFQRVAGRFGSRVDVRAAQTALPLSPVFFDLLSVDGRDLLELPGEQRHAELARLVPERLRVRRQVVADPSDAAARAAAEDFWCRTLRRGHEGVVVKALDAPYSAGRRGAAWLKVKPVHTLDLVVLAAEWGHGRRTGKLSNLHLGARGPDGGFVMLGKTFKGLTDATLSWQTERLRELAVSDDGQVVTVRPELVVEIAYDGLQASTRYPAGVTLRFARVVRYREDKTAAEADTVETVLTAHDGGER
- a CDS encoding NUDIX domain-containing protein gives rise to the protein MAGKRSAGLLLYRHTADGGVEVLLAHMGGPLWERRDAAAWSVPKGEYVPPEEARDAARREFAEELGLPPPDGPYVALGEARQASGKVVTVWAVESGLDPERIVPGTFEMEWPRGSGVTGTFPEIDRVAWCTPHDAHRRLVAGQRVFLERLAERLAGSD